From one Clostridia bacterium genomic stretch:
- the plsY gene encoding glycerol-3-phosphate 1-O-acyltransferase PlsY encodes MPEGIWRIVLTIVIGYLLGSISFSLVIGKFVANKDVRDYGSGNAGTTNTLRVLGKKAALAVLVGDILKCLAAVLLGGLLVPVYGPWIGGIACMVGHVFPVFFKFRGGKAVATGVAVMAFACPIAGFPAVGVFFLIFAITRIVSVSSLSAFLAFPFFVWFFTKEPIFTVIAAAMFVFVLILHRENVKRLIRGEEKKISFKSSK; translated from the coding sequence ATGCCGGAGGGTATTTGGCGGATAGTTCTTACGATCGTAATAGGATATCTTTTGGGAAGCATAAGCTTTTCGCTCGTGATAGGCAAATTCGTTGCGAATAAAGACGTGCGCGACTACGGAAGCGGCAACGCGGGCACCACAAATACGCTTAGAGTATTGGGAAAGAAGGCGGCGCTTGCCGTGCTCGTCGGCGATATATTAAAATGCCTGGCCGCGGTGCTGCTGGGCGGGCTTCTGGTTCCCGTTTACGGCCCGTGGATAGGCGGCATTGCCTGCATGGTCGGCCATGTGTTCCCCGTGTTTTTCAAATTCCGAGGCGGAAAAGCCGTTGCCACGGGGGTGGCGGTGATGGCGTTTGCGTGTCCTATAGCGGGATTTCCCGCCGTCGGCGTGTTCTTCCTCATTTTTGCGATAACGCGCATCGTTTCGGTATCCTCGCTTTCGGCGTTCCTCGCGTTCCCGTTTTTCGTATGGTTCTTTACAAAAGAGCCCATATTCACCGTTATAGCGGCGGCGATGTTCGTATTCGTTTTGATACTGCACCGCGAGAACGTAAAAAGGCTCATTCGCGGCGAGGAGAAGAAAATATCGTTCAAATCATCTAAGTAA
- a CDS encoding NAD(P)H-dependent glycerol-3-phosphate dehydrogenase, whose amino-acid sequence MAKVTVLGCGGWGSAVAIMLARNGHDVKVWSFFPEEIEVLKRDREHKKLLPGIVFPENIELTSSLDCLCGCEFLVIAVPSVGMRKVCDTIRGRVSDDTIVVNIAKGLEQGTLYRMSEVIREVLAPKKFAVLCGPSHAEEVARNVPTACVVSSDDIEVAKKVQDTFMNPHFRLYTSDDMAGAEYGAALKNVIALCAGICDGMGYGDNTKAALMTRGIAEMARLGVALGAKLETFSGLTGIGDLIVTCTSMHSRNRRAGILIGEGLSAKEAIEKVNMVVEGYTTTKAAYDLGKKTGVELPITNAAYSVLYENCDPKAVIDDLMRRPKKHEVEELYLK is encoded by the coding sequence ATGGCAAAGGTAACTGTGCTTGGATGCGGCGGCTGGGGAAGCGCCGTTGCCATAATGCTTGCCCGAAACGGTCACGACGTTAAGGTGTGGTCATTTTTCCCGGAGGAGATAGAGGTGTTAAAGCGCGACCGCGAGCATAAAAAGCTGCTTCCCGGCATCGTTTTTCCCGAGAATATAGAGCTTACGTCTTCACTTGACTGTCTTTGCGGCTGTGAATTTCTCGTTATCGCCGTGCCCTCTGTAGGTATGCGCAAGGTGTGCGATACGATACGCGGCCGCGTGTCGGACGATACGATAGTAGTAAATATTGCAAAAGGGCTTGAGCAGGGCACGCTTTACCGTATGTCCGAGGTGATAAGGGAAGTGCTCGCTCCTAAAAAGTTCGCCGTTTTGTGCGGCCCGTCCCACGCAGAGGAGGTTGCCAGAAACGTGCCTACGGCCTGCGTCGTCTCGTCTGACGATATAGAAGTTGCAAAGAAGGTACAGGATACTTTCATGAATCCTCATTTCAGACTTTACACCTCCGACGATATGGCGGGAGCGGAGTACGGCGCGGCTTTAAAGAACGTGATAGCGCTCTGCGCCGGCATATGCGACGGCATGGGCTACGGCGACAACACGAAGGCGGCGCTTATGACGCGGGGCATAGCGGAGATGGCGCGCCTGGGAGTTGCGCTCGGCGCAAAGCTTGAGACTTTTTCGGGTCTTACCGGCATAGGCGACCTTATAGTCACCTGCACGAGTATGCATTCGCGCAACAGAAGGGCGGGCATACTTATAGGCGAGGGTCTCTCGGCAAAGGAAGCGATAGAGAAGGTAAATATGGTGGTAGAGGGATATACTACCACGAAAGCGGCCTACGATCTCGGAAAGAAAACGGGAGTGGAGCTTCCGATAACAAATGCGGCTTACAGCGTATTATACGAAAACTGCGACCCCAAGGCGGTAATAGACGACCTTATGCGCCGCCCGAAGAAGCACGAAGTCGAGGAGCTTTATTTGAAATAA
- the der gene encoding ribosome biogenesis GTPase Der translates to MAKPIVALVGRPNVGKSTLFNKLAGRRISIVEDTPGVTRDRIYAETSWRGREFIMIDTGGIEPGADDMILKKMREQAKIAIESADVIIFLVDIKTGMTASDQDVAQMLLRSNKPIVLCVNKVDSVGQMPAEAYEFYNLGLGDPYPVSSIHGLGTGDLLDAVFEHFPSEDESEEENEVIKIAVIGKPNAGKSSIINAILKEDRVIVSPIAGTTRDAIDTLFECEEGRFMFIDTAGIRRKSKVDESIEKYSVLRAYMAVERSDVCMIVIDAKEGVTEQDAKIAGFAHEKGKASVIVVNKWDLVEKDTNTMNEFKKDVMDVLSFMQYAPIMFVSAKTGQRVGKLFSVLKYVSEQNSMRISTGMLNDILHEAMARVQPPTDKGKRLKILYMTQTATKPPTFVAFCNRADLFHFSYQRYIENQIREVFGMVGTPIRFIVRERGDKSGK, encoded by the coding sequence ATGGCAAAACCGATAGTAGCGCTTGTAGGACGCCCCAACGTGGGCAAGTCCACGCTTTTTAATAAGCTTGCAGGGCGGCGCATATCCATAGTTGAGGATACGCCGGGCGTTACACGCGACCGCATATATGCCGAGACGTCGTGGCGCGGACGCGAATTCATTATGATAGATACGGGCGGCATAGAGCCCGGAGCCGACGATATGATACTTAAAAAAATGCGCGAGCAGGCAAAGATCGCCATTGAGTCGGCCGATGTGATAATATTTTTGGTTGACATAAAAACGGGAATGACGGCCTCGGATCAGGACGTGGCGCAGATGCTGCTAAGATCAAACAAGCCCATAGTGCTGTGTGTAAACAAGGTCGATTCGGTGGGGCAGATGCCGGCGGAGGCGTATGAGTTTTATAATCTGGGGCTTGGCGATCCGTATCCCGTTTCCTCGATACACGGCCTTGGCACGGGAGACTTACTCGACGCGGTGTTCGAGCATTTTCCTTCAGAAGACGAAAGCGAAGAGGAAAACGAGGTAATAAAGATAGCCGTTATTGGAAAGCCCAATGCGGGCAAGTCTTCCATAATCAACGCCATATTAAAAGAAGACAGAGTTATCGTGTCTCCCATAGCGGGAACGACGCGCGACGCTATCGACACGCTCTTTGAATGCGAAGAGGGCAGGTTCATGTTCATCGACACGGCGGGCATACGCCGAAAGAGCAAGGTGGACGAGTCGATAGAAAAATACAGCGTTCTTAGGGCATATATGGCCGTTGAGCGAAGCGACGTATGCATGATAGTGATAGACGCAAAAGAAGGAGTTACGGAGCAGGACGCAAAAATAGCGGGATTTGCGCACGAAAAGGGCAAGGCGTCGGTCATCGTAGTAAACAAGTGGGACCTTGTTGAAAAGGACACCAATACGATGAACGAATTCAAAAAGGACGTTATGGACGTGTTGAGTTTTATGCAGTATGCGCCGATAATGTTCGTTTCCGCAAAAACGGGACAGAGAGTGGGAAAGCTGTTCTCTGTGCTAAAATACGTATCGGAGCAGAACTCCATGCGTATAAGCACGGGAATGTTAAACGACATACTCCACGAGGCGATGGCGAGAGTGCAGCCGCCTACTGACAAGGGCAAGCGCCTAAAAATACTTTATATGACTCAGACGGCAACAAAGCCGCCTACGTTCGTGGCGTTTTGCAACCGCGCCGATCTGTTCCATTTTTCGTATCAGCGTTATATCGAAAATCAGATACGCGAGGTCTTCGGGATGGTGGGCACGCCCATTCGCTTTATAGTGCGCGAACGCGGCGACAAAAGCGGCAAGTAA
- a CDS encoding peptidylprolyl isomerase, which yields MANPIVTIEMENGKKMKIELYPDIAPVTVDNFVKLVRDGFYDGLIFHRCIKGFMIQGGCPLGMGYGGPGWTIKGEFASNGFKNDLKHTKGVISMARTMEPDSAGSQFFIMVADAPHLDGEYAAFGKVIEGIEVADEIVAEPTGRNDKPLQDQKMKKVTVE from the coding sequence ATGGCAAATCCGATAGTAACTATTGAAATGGAAAACGGCAAAAAGATGAAGATAGAGCTTTACCCCGATATCGCGCCCGTTACGGTAGATAATTTCGTAAAGCTCGTGCGCGACGGCTTTTACGACGGCCTTATCTTTCATCGCTGCATAAAGGGCTTTATGATTCAGGGCGGATGCCCCTTAGGCATGGGCTACGGCGGCCCCGGCTGGACGATAAAGGGCGAGTTTGCGTCAAACGGCTTTAAGAACGACTTAAAGCATACAAAGGGCGTTATCTCGATGGCGCGCACCATGGAGCCCGACTCCGCGGGAAGCCAGTTCTTCATCATGGTGGCAGACGCTCCGCATCTTGACGGCGAATACGCCGCATTCGGCAAGGTGATAGAGGGCATAGAGGTGGCAGACGAGATTGTGGCAGAGCCCACCGGAAGAAACGACAAGCCCCTTCAGGATCAGAAGATGAAGAAGGTAACGGTTGAGTAA